GAAGGAGATTTTGGACGAAAGAAGATAACTCAGTATACTAGATATGGAACAATAGTAGTGAGTATAATTCAATCCATTGGTATTAGCTTGTGGTTGTCTAATCCACATAGTTTTGGGGGATTAAAAATAGTTCCTAATCCAGGGTTTTACTTTCACTTCATAGTTGTAATAACTCTTACTACAGGAACAGTGTTCATTATGTGGCTGGGAGAACAGATAACTGAACGTGGGATAGGCAATGGAATATCACTTATAATTTTTGCAGGAATTGTTGCTGGAATGCCTGGAGATCTACGCAGGACTTGGGGATTGCTTGATACCGGGCAGATGAGGTTCTTTACATTAATATTTCTCATAGCAATTATGATTGTAGTTATTGCGGCAGTGGTCTTAATTACACAAGGATATAGGAAGATACCTGTTCAATACGCAAAGCGTATTGTTGGAAGGAAAATGTATGGAGGACAGAATACGCACATCCCTTTACGTGTAAACCAGGCAGGAGTGATCCCGATTATATTTGCAGTTTCTATTATGATGTTTCCGCAGACGATAATGACCTTTTTACCAGCTAAAAGTTCAATAATTGGAACCATTGTTTCCTATTTTTCGATGAACCAATGGCCTGGTATGATAATGTATGTTGTTTTAATTATATTATTCACATACTTTTACACAGCTATTACTTTTAATCCTGTAGAAATGGCTGATAATATGAAGAAGTATGGTGGATTTGTTCCTGGTATAAGACCCGGCAAACCAACTGCTGAATATTTTGATAGGATAATGACTAAAATTGCTTTCGCAGGAGGTATATTTTTAGGGGCTATAGCAATCTTACCAACCTTGCTGACAAAGTGGCTGAATATTCCATTTTATTTTGGAGGAACTTCACTTTTAATAGTTGTCGGAGTTGCTCTGGATACAATGAAGCAGGTAGAATCGCACCTGTTAATGAGACATTATGAAGGGTTTATGAAAAAAGGAAGGTTGAGAGCGCGATACTAGAGAGGTAATAAAGAAGGCATGCATATAATTCTATTAGGGGCTCCAGGAGTAGGTAAAGGAACACTAGCTAAAATGATTGCGAGAAAATTTGATATACTTCATCTATCTACAGGGGATATTCTTAGAGATAATGTTAATAAGAAAACTTATGTGGGAAATCAAGCTAAAGAGTATATGGATAATGGAAAACTGGTTCCCGATGATATTATGATACAAATGGTAAAAGGAAGAGTTCTTGAAGAAGATTGTAAAACTGGTTTTATATTAGATGGGTTCCCCAGGACTATAAAACAAGCCGAGGCATTGAAATTGATATTCGATAAACTTAATATAGTTGTTGACGCGATTCTTAATTTAAAAGCATCTCAAGAGATAATTATAGAAAGGCTTTCTGGGAGAAGGACGTGTAAGAATTGCGGGGCAATTTATCATATTAAGAATATTCCTTCCAAGGTTGAGGACAAGTGTGACAAATGTGCTAATAGGTTGTATCAGCGTGATGATGATAAAAAAGATATTGTGAAAGAGAGATTGATGGTGTATAAGACACAAACAAAAAAATTAATTTCATATTATGAAAAGCAAGATTCATTCTGTGAAATTGATGCTAATAAGAAAGCTGGTGAAATGTTCGTAGAAGTCTGTAACTGCTTAGAAAGAGTGAGTAAAAGTGGGTAAAGAAGAAGCAATAGAAGTAAGGGGCAAAGTAGTAGATTCATTACCCAACACAATGTTTAGAGTAGAGTTAGAAAATGGGCATAAAGTGCTGGCTCATCTTGGCGGTAAGATGAGAATGCGATATATAAAAATTCTTTCAGGAGATGAAGTAAGTGTTGAGCTTTCTCCTTATGATTTAACAAGAGGACGAATCATATACAGGTTTAAATAATTATGAAAGTAAGAGTTTCAGTTAAGAGAATATGTGATCAGTGCAAGGTAGTAAAAAGAGGTCGTGTTCTTAGGATTATTTGTAAGAATCCAAAACATAAGCAGAGACAGAAGTAGAAAGCATAGATAGGAATAGAATGGCTAGAATTCATGGTGTAGATTTACCAAAAGATAAGAAAGTCGTAATAGGATTAACATATATTTATGGTATAGGTAGGGCGTTATCCATAAAGATTCTGAAGATTGTGAATGTTTCTCCAGACAAGCGAGTGAAAGATTTAACAGAAGATGAAATAAGTAAGATTGCCTCTATAATGCAGGAAGGTTATGAAATAGAAGGTCCCTTGCGTCGCAATGTGGCTTCCCATATTAGAAGGTTGATTGATATAGGCTCATACAGAGGCACAAGACATCGTAAAAATTTGCCGCTTAGAGGCCAAAGAACGAGGACCAATGCAAGAACTAGAAAGGGTCCAAGAAGGATAGTAATGAGAGCTAGACAAAAGGAGTCTAAACCTGCTGTTGGGAGCAAATAATGGCTAATGTGAAGAAAAAGGCTAAGAAGTCTGGTAAGAAAGTAACTAAAAATGTTCCTTCTGGTATTGTTTATATTCAGGCAACATTTAATAATACAATAGTTACTATAACAGATCTTTCAGGTAATGTTGTATCATGGGCAAGCGCTGGGAGCAGTGGCTTTTCAGGTTCAAGAAAAAGCACGCCGTTTGCAGCGCAAGTAACTGCTGGAGCAGCTGCACAGAAGGCTATTGCGTATGGAATGAGACAGGTTGAGGTTTATGTAAAAGGACCTGGAAGTGGTAGAGAAACAGCAATAAGGGCTCTCCAGTCAGCAGGATTAGGAATAAATTCAATAAAAGATGTAACGCCTATACCACATAATGGGTGCAGGCCGCCTAAAAGAAGAAGAGTCTAATTAGCAGGAGGTTATAAACTTGGGTAGATATATTGGGCCGGTTTGTAGATTGTGTAAGAGAGAGGGAGAAAAGTTGTTTTTGAAAGGCAGAGTTTGCAATACGGAAAAATGTGCATTGGAGAAAAGAAATGCTGC
This bacterium DNA region includes the following protein-coding sequences:
- the secY gene encoding preprotein translocase subunit SecY, giving the protein MLSGFRDIFRIPELKKRVLFTLAIIAVFRIGAFVPTPGIDTSALVDYFARMQGTLFGMADLFSGGALRKLSIFALGIMPYISASIIMQLLTPVIPYLEKLSKEGDFGRKKITQYTRYGTIVVSIIQSIGISLWLSNPHSFGGLKIVPNPGFYFHFIVVITLTTGTVFIMWLGEQITERGIGNGISLIIFAGIVAGMPGDLRRTWGLLDTGQMRFFTLIFLIAIMIVVIAAVVLITQGYRKIPVQYAKRIVGRKMYGGQNTHIPLRVNQAGVIPIIFAVSIMMFPQTIMTFLPAKSSIIGTIVSYFSMNQWPGMIMYVVLIILFTYFYTAITFNPVEMADNMKKYGGFVPGIRPGKPTAEYFDRIMTKIAFAGGIFLGAIAILPTLLTKWLNIPFYFGGTSLLIVVGVALDTMKQVESHLLMRHYEGFMKKGRLRARY
- the infA gene encoding translation initiation factor IF-1, whose product is MGKEEAIEVRGKVVDSLPNTMFRVELENGHKVLAHLGGKMRMRYIKILSGDEVSVELSPYDLTRGRIIYRFK
- the rpmJ gene encoding 50S ribosomal protein L36, producing the protein MKVRVSVKRICDQCKVVKRGRVLRIICKNPKHKQRQK
- the rpsM gene encoding 30S ribosomal protein S13, which encodes MARIHGVDLPKDKKVVIGLTYIYGIGRALSIKILKIVNVSPDKRVKDLTEDEISKIASIMQEGYEIEGPLRRNVASHIRRLIDIGSYRGTRHRKNLPLRGQRTRTNARTRKGPRRIVMRARQKESKPAVGSK
- the rpsK gene encoding 30S ribosomal protein S11; protein product: MANVKKKAKKSGKKVTKNVPSGIVYIQATFNNTIVTITDLSGNVVSWASAGSSGFSGSRKSTPFAAQVTAGAAAQKAIAYGMRQVEVYVKGPGSGRETAIRALQSAGLGINSIKDVTPIPHNGCRPPKRRRV
- a CDS encoding adenylate kinase, with translation MHIILLGAPGVGKGTLAKMIARKFDILHLSTGDILRDNVNKKTYVGNQAKEYMDNGKLVPDDIMIQMVKGRVLEEDCKTGFILDGFPRTIKQAEALKLIFDKLNIVVDAILNLKASQEIIIERLSGRRTCKNCGAIYHIKNIPSKVEDKCDKCANRLYQRDDDKKDIVKERLMVYKTQTKKLISYYEKQDSFCEIDANKKAGEMFVEVCNCLERVSKSG